A stretch of the Myripristis murdjan chromosome 24, fMyrMur1.1, whole genome shotgun sequence genome encodes the following:
- the rsph9 gene encoding radial spoke head protein 9 homolog isoform X1, with product MDSNSLYYSLDLVAGSGYTFTAEQRAALQTSLIILRQNYNFNRVMLWGKIFGINADYFIVQGRGEDELKDKKNLYSFNCVDWFLLPPATDAMIEEVSKAAQGRFMGDPSFKYEHVETHRQGGEAEAAEEEDEVTIKVSEEERLVVTIHQIDREVSVVPRGAFIKSHGLIQTNRSFNGLSHSEAGKLHNFLHFTEPKNLKKKSILEMAYLDPSIDFLDPLSDDTPKGSWSLQFECGSNVCVLRSLLWLGLTFYHVPMAPQHGYIYMGDGTKNLDLPFML from the exons ATGGACTCAAATTCATTGTACTACTCTTTGGACCTTGTTGCCGGCAGCGGTTACACTTTCACCGCCGAGCAAAGGGCCGCGCTGCAGACTTCCTTAATTATCCTGAGGCAAAACTACAATTTCAACCGGGTGATGCTTTGGGGCAAAATATTTGGAATAAACGCAGATTATTTCATCGTtcaggggaggggagaggacgAACTGAAGGACAAAAAGAATCTTTACAG CTTCAACTGTGTGGACTGGTTCCTGCTCCCCCCGGCCACTGATGCAATGATCGAGGAAGTGTCCAAAGCTGCTCAGGGTCGCTTCATGGGAGACCCCTCATTTAAGTATGAGCATGTTgagacacacaggcagggaggggaggctgaggctgcagaggaggaggacgaggtcACG ATCAAGGTGagcgaggaggagagactgGTGGTAACAATTCATCAGATCGACCGGGAAGTGTCTGTGGTGCCACGTGGTGCTTTCATCAAGAGTCACGGCCTGATCCAGACCAACCGCAGCTTTAATG GTCTTTCTCACTCCGAGGCCGGAAAGCTTCACAATTTCCTTCACTTCACTGAGCCAAAGAACCTGAAGAAGAAATCCATTCTGGAAATGGCTTATCTGGACCCATCTATTGATTTCCTGGACCCGTTGAGTGACGACACTCCTAAAG GATCATGGAGCCTGCAGTTTGAGTGTGGCAGCAATGTGTGCGTGCTCCGCAGTCTGTTGTGGCTTGGCCTGACCTTCTACCATGTACCAATGGCACCGCAGCACGGATACATCTACATGGGTGATGGGACCAAGAATTTGGATCTTCCTTtcatgttataa
- the rsph9 gene encoding radial spoke head protein 9 homolog isoform X3, with protein MDSNSLYYSLDLVAGSGYTFTAEQRAALQTSLIILRQNYNFNRVMLWGKIFGINADYFIVQGRGEDELKDKKNLYSFNCVDWFLLPPATDAMIEEVSKAAQGRFMGDPSFKYEHVETHRQGGEAEAAEEEDEVTIKVSEEERLVVTIHQIDREVSVVPRGAFIKSHGLIQTNRSFNGLSHSEAGKLHNFLHFTEPKNLKKKSILEMAYLDPSIDFLDPLSDDTPKAEFLGAAS; from the exons ATGGACTCAAATTCATTGTACTACTCTTTGGACCTTGTTGCCGGCAGCGGTTACACTTTCACCGCCGAGCAAAGGGCCGCGCTGCAGACTTCCTTAATTATCCTGAGGCAAAACTACAATTTCAACCGGGTGATGCTTTGGGGCAAAATATTTGGAATAAACGCAGATTATTTCATCGTtcaggggaggggagaggacgAACTGAAGGACAAAAAGAATCTTTACAG CTTCAACTGTGTGGACTGGTTCCTGCTCCCCCCGGCCACTGATGCAATGATCGAGGAAGTGTCCAAAGCTGCTCAGGGTCGCTTCATGGGAGACCCCTCATTTAAGTATGAGCATGTTgagacacacaggcagggaggggaggctgaggctgcagaggaggaggacgaggtcACG ATCAAGGTGagcgaggaggagagactgGTGGTAACAATTCATCAGATCGACCGGGAAGTGTCTGTGGTGCCACGTGGTGCTTTCATCAAGAGTCACGGCCTGATCCAGACCAACCGCAGCTTTAATG GTCTTTCTCACTCCGAGGCCGGAAAGCTTCACAATTTCCTTCACTTCACTGAGCCAAAGAACCTGAAGAAGAAATCCATTCTGGAAATGGCTTATCTGGACCCATCTATTGATTTCCTGGACCCGTTGAGTGACGACACTCCTAAAG CTGAGTTCTTGGGTGCAGCGAGCTAG
- the rsph9 gene encoding radial spoke head protein 9 homolog isoform X2, translating into MLWGKIFGINADYFIVQGRGEDELKDKKNLYSFNCVDWFLLPPATDAMIEEVSKAAQGRFMGDPSFKYEHVETHRQGGEAEAAEEEDEVTIKVSEEERLVVTIHQIDREVSVVPRGAFIKSHGLIQTNRSFNGLSHSEAGKLHNFLHFTEPKNLKKKSILEMAYLDPSIDFLDPLSDDTPKGSWSLQFECGSNVCVLRSLLWLGLTFYHVPMAPQHGYIYMGDGTKNLDLPFML; encoded by the exons ATGCTTTGGGGCAAAATATTTGGAATAAACGCAGATTATTTCATCGTtcaggggaggggagaggacgAACTGAAGGACAAAAAGAATCTTTACAG CTTCAACTGTGTGGACTGGTTCCTGCTCCCCCCGGCCACTGATGCAATGATCGAGGAAGTGTCCAAAGCTGCTCAGGGTCGCTTCATGGGAGACCCCTCATTTAAGTATGAGCATGTTgagacacacaggcagggaggggaggctgaggctgcagaggaggaggacgaggtcACG ATCAAGGTGagcgaggaggagagactgGTGGTAACAATTCATCAGATCGACCGGGAAGTGTCTGTGGTGCCACGTGGTGCTTTCATCAAGAGTCACGGCCTGATCCAGACCAACCGCAGCTTTAATG GTCTTTCTCACTCCGAGGCCGGAAAGCTTCACAATTTCCTTCACTTCACTGAGCCAAAGAACCTGAAGAAGAAATCCATTCTGGAAATGGCTTATCTGGACCCATCTATTGATTTCCTGGACCCGTTGAGTGACGACACTCCTAAAG GATCATGGAGCCTGCAGTTTGAGTGTGGCAGCAATGTGTGCGTGCTCCGCAGTCTGTTGTGGCTTGGCCTGACCTTCTACCATGTACCAATGGCACCGCAGCACGGATACATCTACATGGGTGATGGGACCAAGAATTTGGATCTTCCTTtcatgttataa
- the mrps18a gene encoding large ribosomal subunit protein mL66, with protein sequence MAARIPLRSIWSALAGIKSVAGGSNVAALQRINIPVSSACGNLQSRGVRHVVQKQEGKTTTIEGQTKDIRAGPEPPNPTAKCPIYRWNLQHKYDYTDVLLLSQFIRSDGGMLPRRITGLCPEEHRKIAICVQMAHRAGLLPDHKPKLPEGHVPKPKPQLNRYLTRWSIDTVKPIYKTGLKWCKKRMPVGHTALKDNVRYSVKPLYLKH encoded by the exons ATGGCCGCCCGCATCCCCCTCAGGTCCATCTGGAGCGCTTTAGCGGGCATTAAGTCGGTCGCCGGCGGCAGCAACGTGGCTGCTCTGCAGAGGATAAACATCCCTGTAAGCTCCGCTTGTGGAAACCTCCAGAGCAGAGGTGTCCGACACG TTGTGCAGAAGCAGGAGGGCAAAACGACAACC ATTGAGGGACAGACTAAGGACATTCGAGCTGGACCAGAACCTCCAAACCCCACAGCCAAGTGCCCGATCTACCGATGGAACCTGCAGCACAAATACGACTACACA GATGTCCTGTTGCTCAGTCAGTTCATCAGGTCAGATGGCGGGATGTTGCCCAGGAGAATCACGGGTCTCTGTCCAGAGGAACACCGCAAGATTGCCATCTGTGTTCAGATGGCTCACAGAGCTG GTCTGCTTCCTGACCACAAACCCAAACTCCCAGAAGGCCATGTCCCAAAGCCCAAGCCACAGCTCAACAG ATACCTGACTCGCTGGTCCATCGACACGGTGAAGCCCATCTATAAAACGGGTCTGAAGTGGTGTAAGAAGCGCATGCCCGTTGGCCACACAGCACTCAAAGACAATGTGCGCTACAGTGTCAAACCCCTCTACCTGAAACACTGA